Proteins from a genomic interval of Quercus lobata isolate SW786 chromosome 11, ValleyOak3.0 Primary Assembly, whole genome shotgun sequence:
- the LOC115968446 gene encoding TMV resistance protein N-like, which produces MAAFPTDEGDSFSSSTHKGDYDVFLSFKGEDTRHGFTSHLYQALCDKGFNTFIDNEDLQRGEEISAELIKAIKSSMISIIIFSQNYAFSTWCLEELIEILECKKNGQKVLPVFYKVDPSEVRKQEGSFGLALTTHEKKIENNIEKVLRWRATLCEAASLSGWHYENGYVSNTNLVLFIAFKPLMPIQEIIRVVSSTKLNRTKLFVAKYPIGVDFRAEFVENLLDIKSNDVHVVGIHGLGGIGKTTIAKAVYNRVADLFEGSSFLMNVRENSRTDHKIIKLQEKLLSEILGSKEFEVHSTSKGINVIKDRLSSKKILLILDDVDKLGQVENFLRKCDWLANGSRVIITTRDKHVLATLEIDSLIYEVVQLDRHEALQLFSKCAFNKDKPEADYLQLTNQFICYTNGLPLALQTVGSDLRGRNIRQWESELEKYKNIPNKEIQKILKVSFDGLDKNEQDIFLDIACFFKGLSKNYVVDILAGCNLYPDSGIPKLIDMCLISVEFDNLWMNDLLQQMGRDIVQQESNVPGKRTRLWCYDEALEVLTENTV; this is translated from the exons ATGGCAGCTTTCCCGACCGATGAGGGagactccttttcttcttccactCACAAGGGGGACTATGACgtctttttgagttttaaagGTGAAGATACTCGCCATGGTTTTACTAGCCATTTATATCAAGCCTTGTGTGACAAAGGTTTCAACACCTTCATTGATAATGAAGATCTCCAAAGAGGTGAAGAAATTTCAGCGGAACTTATTAAAGCCATTAAATCATCAATGATTTCAATTATCATATTCTCTCAAAACTATGCATTTTCCACTTGGTGCCTCGAAGAACTTATCGAGATTCTTGAGTGTAAGAAAAATGGACAAAAAGTTTTACCAGTTTTTTACAAAGTGGATCCATCTGAAGTACGCAAGCAGGAAGGTAGTTTTGGATTAGCACTAActacacatgaaaaaaaaatcgagAATAACATTGAGAAAGTGTTGAGGTGGAGGGCAACTTTATGTGAAGCAGCTAGTTTGTCTGGGTGGCATTATGAGAATGGGTATGTATCTAACACTaatcttgttctttttataGCTTTCAAACCTCTGATG CCTATCCAAGAAATAATTAGAGTGGTATCAAGTACCAAATTAAATCGCACAAAGTTATTTGTTGCTAAATACCCAATTGGAGTAGATTTTCGTGCAGAATTTGTAGAAAATCTTTTAGATATTAAGTCAAATGATGTTCACGTGGTTGGAATTCATGGCCTTGGAGGAATAGGAAAGACTACAATTGCAAAAGCTGTTTATAATAGAGTTGCTGATCTATTTGAAGGAAGTAGCTTCCTAATGAATGtaagagaaaattcaagaaCAGATCATAAGATAATCAAACTACAAGAGAAACTTCTTTCTGAGATCTTAGGGAGCAAAGAATTTGAGGTGCATAGTACATCCAAAGGAATCAATGTGATCAAAGATAGACTTTCGAGTAAAAAGATTCTTTTgattcttgatgatgtggataAATTGGGCCAAGTAGAAAATTTTCTCAGAAAATGCGATTGGCTTGCTAATGGAAGTAGAGTTATTATAACCACAAGAGACAAACATGTGCTAGCCACTCTTGAAATTGATTCTTTAATCTACGAGGTTGTGCAATTGGATCGACATGAAGCTCTTCAACTCTTTAGTAAGTGTGCCTTCAACAAAGACAAACCTGAGGCAGATTATTTACAACTTACAAATCAATTCATATGTTATACCAATGGCCTTCCACTAGCTCTACAAACCGTAGGTTCAGATTTACGCGGAAGAAACATTCGCCAATGGGAAAGTGAATTAGAAAAGTATAAGAATATTCCTaacaaagaaattcaaaaaatactaaaagtAAGTTTTGATGGATTGGACAAAAATGAACAGGATATTTTCcttgatattgcatgtttcttcaaAGGATTATCCAAAAATTATGTTGTGGATATCTTAGCTGGCTGCAATTTATATCCGGATTCTGGTATTCCAAAACTTATTGATATGTGTCTCATAAGTGTTGAATTTGACAATTTATGGATGAATGACTTGCTACAACAAATGGGTAGAGATATTGTTCAACAAGAATCAAATGTGCCTGGTAAACGTACAAGGCTATGGTGTTATGATGAAGCATTAGAAGTTCTTACAGAAAATACGGTAtaa
- the LOC115968681 gene encoding uncharacterized protein LOC115968681 — translation MPRSNLFRRRALLRIMIPSIEGKCTSSRIGLLASVQVLLEQVGELKILNDMKKCDHGIQIIQHHDFFLDDCLGEYLLLFPKLLKCWLDKERAAVRPEQSTSQYLSSNSANTENLSSTSRPGLIENEDRLPGAVLLARARLLERLRGVPLSANSEFLLLILLTSSSLLLLLLVLL, via the exons ATGCCAAG ATCTAATCTTTTCAGAAG GAGAGCCTTACTCAGGATTATGATTCCAAGTATTGAAGGCAAATGTACATCCTCAAGAATAGGACTCCTAGCTTCCGTACAAGTATTGCTGGAACAAGTTGGAGAATTGAAAATTCTGAATGACATGAAAAAATGTGACCACGGTATTCAG ATTATCCAGCACCATGATTTTTTCCTGGATGATTGTCTTGGGGAATATTTGCTTCTTTTTCCTAAATTATTGAAG TGTTGGCTTGATAAGGAGCGTGCGGCAGTTCGACCTGAGCAAAGTACAAGTCAATATCTTTCAAGCAACAGTGCCAACACAGAAAATTTAAGCAGCACAAGTAGGCCAGGGTTGATTGAAAATGAGGACAGGCTTCCTGGAGCTGTGCTGCTTGCAAGGGCTAGGCTTCTGGAGAGGTTGAGAGGGGTGCCTCTTTCTGCAAACAG TGAATTTCTGCTGCTGATACTACTGACATCATCCTCACTACTGCTGCTGCTGCTTGTGCTACTATAG